The following proteins come from a genomic window of Brevibacillus antibioticus:
- a CDS encoding CxxH/CxxC protein, giving the protein MNGKEALDMDMKMKSLQIEGKEVELLAEYPVRFACMEHLEQELDDYVNDFEAAPDTYAAQAIEGDGVDKRCRECGEPAQIALLKEKGM; this is encoded by the coding sequence ATGAACGGAAAAGAGGCATTGGATATGGACATGAAGATGAAAAGCTTGCAAATAGAAGGCAAAGAAGTTGAGCTGTTGGCGGAATATCCGGTGCGGTTTGCTTGCATGGAGCATTTGGAGCAGGAGTTGGATGATTACGTAAATGATTTTGAGGCGGCGCCGGATACGTATGCGGCACAGGCGATTGAGGGCGATGGAGTAGACAAGCGTTGCCGGGAATGTGGAGAGCCTGCGCAGATTGCGCTTTTGAAAGAGAAGGGAATGTAG
- the rlmH gene encoding 23S rRNA (pseudouridine(1915)-N(3))-methyltransferase RlmH, which yields MQISIITVGKLKEKYLREGIDEYSKRLSAYCKLQVIEVNDEKAPEEMSAAEMEQVKRKEGERILAQIKQDQYVIALAIDGQMWSSEKLSAEMDKLALHGRSQVAFVIGGSLGLADQVLKRADALLSFSKMTFPHQLVRLVLLEQVYRAFRISRGEPYHK from the coding sequence ATGCAGATTTCGATTATTACAGTAGGGAAGCTGAAGGAGAAATATTTGCGTGAGGGCATTGATGAGTATAGCAAGCGTCTGTCTGCTTACTGCAAGCTGCAAGTGATCGAGGTCAATGATGAAAAGGCGCCGGAAGAGATGAGCGCGGCGGAGATGGAGCAGGTGAAGCGCAAGGAAGGCGAGCGCATCCTGGCGCAGATCAAGCAGGATCAGTATGTGATTGCGCTGGCGATTGATGGGCAAATGTGGTCGTCGGAGAAGCTGTCTGCGGAGATGGACAAGCTGGCTTTGCATGGGCGCAGTCAGGTGGCGTTTGTGATTGGCGGGTCGTTGGGGTTGGCCGATCAGGTGTTGAAGCGGGCGGATGCGTTGCTGTCGTTTTCGAAGATGACGTTTCCGCATCAGTTGGTGAGGTTGGTGCTGCTGGAGCAGGTTTATCGGGCGTTTCGGATTAGTCGGGGGGAGCCGTACCACAAGTAA